In a genomic window of Salegentibacter salegens:
- a CDS encoding YgaP family membrane protein, with protein MKNKNRVFRAIVGSFILISLLLAIYVNINWLWFTAFVGANLLQSSITKWCLMDIILAKLGVKD; from the coding sequence ATGAAAAATAAAAATAGAGTTTTTAGAGCCATTGTAGGATCATTTATACTTATAAGCTTATTACTAGCCATTTACGTAAATATAAACTGGTTGTGGTTTACGGCATTTGTAGGAGCAAATTTGCTACAGTCTTCAATTACAAAATGGTGTTTAATGGATATTATTTTAGCAAAACTTGGTGTGAAGGATTAG
- a CDS encoding efflux RND transporter periplasmic adaptor subunit encodes MQIKLYTLALLTAALLISCGEEKDKTTPDKKKAIKVSLSSPAEGISPFVTVSGKIEAVNSANLSTRMMGFINKIHVNIGDKVKKGQLLISINNSDLRAQLAQVNAKITEATAAYNNAEKDYQRFKALFEENSASRNELDDVTANYEMAKARLEAATQMKNETESQFAYVNIRAPFSGVITNKFAEEGTLANPGMPLLAMEAPGAFEVRATVPESEISSIQQGAPVKVLVKSIDKTIDGKVSEVGISAKNTGGQYPVKISLQETNADILSGMYVSIQFPIEKTKTSQAILIPESAIITRGDLKGIYTVSTQNTAVLRWIRTGRSYGDNIEVLSGLKAEEQYITDAEGKLYNGARLSVE; translated from the coding sequence ATGCAAATTAAATTATACACCCTTGCCCTTTTAACCGCCGCACTTTTAATTAGTTGTGGCGAGGAGAAAGACAAAACCACACCCGATAAAAAGAAGGCAATTAAAGTCAGCCTTAGTTCGCCCGCTGAGGGCATCAGTCCGTTTGTAACCGTGAGCGGAAAAATTGAAGCCGTAAACAGTGCCAATCTAAGCACCAGAATGATGGGTTTTATAAACAAAATTCATGTGAACATTGGTGATAAGGTTAAAAAAGGCCAGCTATTGATATCTATAAATAATTCCGATTTGCGGGCACAGCTGGCACAGGTAAACGCTAAAATCACCGAAGCTACTGCCGCCTATAACAATGCCGAAAAAGATTACCAGCGCTTTAAAGCTTTATTTGAAGAAAATAGCGCCTCCAGAAATGAACTGGATGATGTTACGGCCAATTATGAAATGGCCAAAGCCAGACTGGAAGCCGCCACGCAAATGAAGAATGAAACAGAATCCCAGTTTGCCTACGTGAACATTAGGGCTCCCTTTAGCGGGGTGATTACCAATAAATTTGCAGAAGAAGGTACTCTGGCCAACCCGGGAATGCCCCTGCTGGCAATGGAAGCTCCCGGAGCTTTCGAAGTAAGGGCAACAGTTCCCGAATCGGAAATTTCATCAATTCAACAAGGAGCTCCGGTGAAGGTACTTGTGAAATCTATAGATAAAACTATTGATGGAAAAGTAAGCGAGGTAGGAATTTCAGCAAAAAATACCGGCGGGCAGTATCCTGTAAAAATAAGTTTGCAGGAAACCAATGCTGATATACTTTCGGGAATGTATGTGAGCATACAGTTTCCAATTGAAAAAACAAAAACCTCCCAGGCAATATTAATACCTGAATCGGCCATAATTACCCGTGGGGATTTAAAAGGTATTTACACAGTGAGCACTCAAAATACAGCAGTGCTTCGATGGATACGTACCGGCAGAAGTTACGGTGATAATATTGAAGTATTATCGGGCCTTAAAGCCGAGGAGCAATATATCACAGATGCCGAAGGAAAGCTTTATAACGGAGCTAGGCTTAGTGTAGAGTAA
- a CDS encoding efflux RND transporter permease subunit, translated as MKEGLAGKIAKGFISSKLTVLLMIVFMVVGVYSSFLIPREEEPQINVPMADIFVGYPGASPTEVESRVTKPLEKIISNIKGVEYVYSTSMKEQGMVIVQFYVGEDMERSYVKLYNELMKNMDQMPSNVTQPLVKTRSIDDVPVLGLTLWSENYNDYQLRQIANELTQEIEKVPDVSVTKKIGGRSRQVRVVLDKDKMASSGVDFLGITEKIKANNQQLSSGSFDSHDSEFLVTTGSFLESAKDVENLIVGVQGKQPVYLKQVAKVVDGPEIPKEYVNFGYGQAEEQAADYSSEYPAVTISVAKRKGADAMKIADVILEKVEHLKTSLIPDDVHVEVTRNYGETASQKVSELLMHLLGAIIAVTLVVMLAMGWRGGLVVFLSVPITFALTLLSYYMLDYTLNRITLFALVFVTGIVVDDSIIIAENMHRHFKMKRLPFKQAAIYAINEVGNPTILATLTVIASVLPMAFVSGLMGPYMSPMPIGASIAMILSLFVALTITPYLGYIFLREKVKKGQKQEEEKKVRLEDNFIYRLYSRIETPLIENPKKRWLFLGITFLLLLGSIALFFTETVLVKMLPFDNKNEFQIIIDMPEGTTLERTAVVTKEISQYLSQRPEIVNYQSYVGTSAPITFNGLVRHYDLRGASNTADIQVNLTKKGDRSAQSHDIAKLLRPDIQKIAGKYGANVKVVEVPPGPPVLSTIVAEIYGPDYEKQIEVANEVKTILNNTQDVVDVDWMVEADQTEYYFEIDKEKAMLNGIAPQQIVYTLKAALGERAITFLYDEDATQPIGIVLALDEKEKSSISDISQIQIASNNGQMVSVGDLVKVKEKTLDKSIYRKNQKRVVYVMADMAGELESPVYAILGMEEKLKEIELPKGYSMNELYLEQPQYEDDYTVKWDGEWQITLEVFRDLGIAFLGAIIIIYILIVGWFQNFKAPLVMMVAIPLSLVGIVLGHWIMGAFFTATSFIGMIALAGIMVRNSVLLIDFVNLRLEDDIPLKQAVIEAGAVRTTPILLTAGTVVIGAFVILFDPIFQGLAISLMGGTIVSTVLTLLVVPLVYYMIEKKNYK; from the coding sequence ATGAAAGAAGGATTAGCAGGTAAAATTGCCAAAGGTTTTATAAGTTCAAAACTTACGGTACTCCTCATGATTGTGTTCATGGTAGTGGGGGTTTACAGTTCGTTTTTAATTCCGCGCGAGGAAGAGCCACAAATAAACGTTCCCATGGCCGACATATTCGTCGGGTACCCGGGAGCCAGCCCGACCGAGGTGGAATCACGGGTTACCAAACCTCTGGAAAAAATAATTTCAAATATTAAGGGGGTAGAATATGTGTATTCTACTTCCATGAAGGAACAGGGGATGGTTATCGTCCAGTTTTATGTGGGCGAAGATATGGAGCGTTCTTATGTGAAGCTCTATAACGAGCTGATGAAAAATATGGATCAGATGCCATCCAATGTTACCCAGCCTCTAGTAAAAACCAGATCCATTGATGATGTTCCCGTTTTGGGACTCACGCTTTGGAGTGAGAATTATAACGACTACCAGCTTAGACAAATAGCCAATGAGCTTACTCAGGAAATTGAAAAAGTACCGGATGTCTCTGTTACCAAAAAAATAGGGGGTCGAAGCCGCCAAGTAAGGGTGGTACTTGATAAAGATAAAATGGCTTCCAGCGGGGTCGATTTTCTAGGCATTACCGAAAAAATCAAAGCGAACAATCAACAACTTTCTTCGGGAAGTTTTGATTCACACGATTCAGAATTCCTTGTAACTACAGGTAGTTTTCTAGAATCAGCAAAAGATGTCGAGAACCTTATTGTAGGGGTGCAGGGCAAACAGCCGGTTTATCTGAAACAGGTTGCCAAGGTTGTGGACGGACCTGAAATACCCAAGGAATATGTTAATTTTGGATATGGCCAGGCCGAAGAGCAGGCGGCAGACTACTCCTCAGAATACCCTGCAGTGACCATTTCGGTAGCTAAAAGAAAAGGGGCCGATGCCATGAAAATTGCCGATGTGATCCTTGAAAAAGTAGAACATCTAAAAACTTCTTTAATCCCCGATGATGTTCATGTAGAGGTTACCCGAAATTATGGCGAAACCGCTTCCCAAAAGGTGTCGGAACTGCTGATGCACCTTTTAGGGGCGATTATAGCGGTAACCCTGGTGGTAATGCTTGCTATGGGTTGGCGGGGCGGCCTGGTAGTATTCCTCTCGGTCCCCATTACCTTTGCCCTAACCCTGCTTAGTTACTATATGCTGGATTATACCCTTAATAGGATAACCCTTTTTGCCCTGGTATTTGTAACCGGGATTGTGGTAGATGATTCTATTATTATAGCCGAAAATATGCACCGGCATTTCAAGATGAAGCGCTTGCCATTTAAACAGGCTGCTATTTATGCCATTAATGAAGTTGGGAACCCCACTATTCTGGCAACCTTAACAGTAATTGCTTCAGTACTGCCAATGGCATTTGTAAGTGGACTCATGGGGCCTTATATGAGCCCAATGCCCATTGGTGCTTCCATCGCGATGATCTTATCCTTGTTTGTCGCCCTCACCATTACTCCGTACCTGGGATATATCTTTCTGCGCGAAAAGGTTAAAAAAGGCCAAAAACAGGAGGAAGAAAAAAAGGTACGCCTAGAAGACAATTTTATATACAGGCTCTATTCCAGGATTGAAACGCCACTGATTGAAAATCCTAAGAAACGATGGCTCTTTTTAGGAATTACCTTTTTACTTTTACTAGGCTCTATTGCTCTATTTTTTACAGAAACTGTCTTGGTGAAAATGTTGCCTTTTGATAACAAAAATGAATTTCAAATTATTATAGACATGCCAGAAGGCACTACCCTAGAACGAACAGCGGTAGTAACCAAAGAGATCAGCCAGTATCTCTCGCAACGTCCTGAAATCGTTAATTACCAAAGTTATGTGGGTACTTCGGCGCCAATCACCTTTAACGGACTGGTTAGGCATTACGATTTACGTGGTGCCAGTAATACGGCCGATATTCAGGTAAACCTGACTAAAAAAGGAGACCGAAGTGCTCAAAGCCATGATATTGCCAAATTGCTAAGACCGGACATTCAAAAAATAGCAGGAAAGTATGGCGCCAATGTAAAAGTTGTAGAAGTACCGCCGGGACCACCCGTGCTCTCTACCATCGTAGCCGAAATTTACGGGCCAGATTATGAAAAACAAATCGAAGTCGCCAATGAAGTAAAGACTATCCTTAACAATACCCAAGATGTGGTTGATGTTGACTGGATGGTAGAAGCCGATCAAACCGAGTATTATTTTGAAATAGACAAAGAAAAGGCAATGTTGAATGGCATTGCCCCTCAACAAATTGTATATACCCTAAAAGCTGCCCTGGGAGAAAGGGCAATCACTTTTCTTTATGATGAAGATGCCACCCAGCCAATAGGAATTGTATTGGCCCTGGATGAAAAGGAAAAATCTTCAATAAGTGATATTTCCCAGATTCAGATAGCTTCAAATAATGGGCAAATGGTTTCGGTGGGCGATTTGGTAAAAGTGAAAGAAAAAACGCTTGATAAAAGCATCTACCGTAAAAACCAGAAACGCGTGGTTTATGTAATGGCCGATATGGCCGGAGAACTGGAAAGCCCCGTTTATGCTATCCTTGGGATGGAAGAAAAACTTAAAGAAATTGAACTTCCGAAGGGTTACAGCATGAACGAGCTTTATCTGGAACAACCACAGTATGAAGACGATTATACCGTGAAATGGGATGGGGAATGGCAAATCACCCTTGAAGTATTCAGGGATCTGGGAATAGCCTTTCTCGGGGCAATCATAATCATCTATATTCTTATTGTTGGCTGGTTCCAGAACTTCAAAGCCCCACTAGTAATGATGGTAGCCATTCCACTATCATTAGTGGGGATAGTTCTGGGCCACTGGATCATGGGGGCATTCTTTACGGCCACTTCCTTTATTGGAATGATCGCGCTGGCAGGAATCATGGTAAGGAACTCGGTACTATTAATAGATTTCGTGAATTTAAGGCTTGAAGATGATATTCCGCTAAAACAGGCGGTAATAGAAGCCGGAGCAGTAAGGACCACACCCATTTTGCTTACAGCAGGGACTGTGGTGATAGGTGCTTTTGTGATTCTGTTTGACCCTATTTTCCAGGGGCTTGCAATCTCCCTTATGGGAGGGACCATTGTTTCTACCGTACTTACATTGCTGGTAGTACCCCTGGTATATTATATGATTGAAAAGAAAAATTATAAATAA